In Patescibacteria group bacterium, a single window of DNA contains:
- a CDS encoding DUF2130 domain-containing protein, translating into MKKIKVSIQDENTLVLLEDAQKGDLVDLKSIHETDIDKSSIDNLIKSIKTDEFDTQLEVAKRSIEKEKRLEAEIKEKEALAKRDQEIAALNIRIQTADIEKKLAVTEATKKIEKERNDLVNEVRNKEIEKQLLEKSLTEKFSAELKTKDDVIKMKDDEIALRKDMKLRLSTKMVGETLEQHCEVEFNKLRATAFPKAYFEKDNDSRSGSKGDYIYRDVDESGTEIISIMFEMKNEGDETATKHKNEDFLQELDKDRLEKKCEYAVLVTLLEIDNDLYNSGIVDVSHKYPKMYVVRPQFFIPIITVLHNAAMNSLKYKTELALVRSQNIDITNFENDINKFKEGFAGNFDLASRKFKTAIDEIDKTMDHLQKTKEALLSSVNNLRLANSKAQDLTIKKLTRGNPTMTAKFEEINQKIS; encoded by the coding sequence ATGAAAAAAATAAAAGTTTCTATTCAAGACGAAAACACTTTGGTGCTATTGGAGGATGCTCAAAAAGGTGATTTGGTTGATCTTAAATCAATACATGAAACAGATATTGATAAATCTTCAATCGATAACCTAATTAAATCAATCAAAACGGATGAGTTTGATACGCAATTAGAAGTTGCGAAACGTAGTATAGAAAAAGAGAAAAGACTTGAAGCTGAAATTAAAGAAAAGGAAGCACTTGCAAAAAGAGACCAGGAAATTGCAGCTCTGAACATAAGAATTCAGACAGCAGATATTGAGAAAAAACTTGCTGTTACAGAAGCAACAAAAAAAATTGAGAAAGAACGAAATGATTTAGTTAATGAAGTAAGAAATAAAGAGATAGAAAAACAATTACTTGAGAAGTCTCTAACCGAGAAATTTTCTGCCGAACTTAAGACTAAAGATGATGTTATCAAGATGAAAGATGATGAGATTGCTCTTCGTAAAGATATGAAACTTAGATTGTCAACAAAAATGGTAGGCGAAACATTAGAGCAACATTGTGAGGTGGAATTTAACAAACTTCGAGCTACTGCTTTTCCAAAGGCCTATTTTGAAAAAGATAATGATTCTAGAAGTGGGAGTAAGGGAGACTACATTTATAGAGATGTGGATGAATCTGGTACTGAAATAATTTCAATTATGTTTGAGATGAAAAACGAAGGAGACGAGACGGCTACAAAACATAAGAACGAGGATTTTTTACAAGAACTTGATAAAGATCGATTAGAAAAAAAATGTGAGTATGCTGTTTTGGTTACGTTATTGGAAATTGATAATGATTTATATAACTCCGGTATTGTTGATGTTTCGCATAAATACCCCAAAATGTATGTAGTCCGTCCTCAGTTTTTTATTCCTATAATAACAGTGCTTCATAATGCTGCTATGAATTCACTTAAATATAAGACAGAGCTTGCATTGGTGAGAAGTCAAAATATTGATATTACAAATTTTGAGAATGATATAAATAAATTTAAGGAAGGGTTTGCAGGTAATTTTGATCTTGCTAGCCGTAAATTTAAAACAGCTATAGATGAAATTGATAAAACGATGGATCATTTACAGAAAACGAAAGAGGCTTTATTGTCATCTGTGAATAATCTTAGGCTTGCAAATAGTAAAGCACAGGATTTAACTATCAA
- a CDS encoding PD-(D/E)XK nuclease family protein: protein MSDYYKPNRKRNIYDPESREPFRLSRSKIDLFINCPRCFYLDRRLGVSQPPSYPFSLNSAVDKLLKKEFDIHRNAKTQHPLMKAYGIDAIPLAHEKIDEWRDSLRRGVTAPIDGTNVIITGGVDDVWVNLAGEFIIVDYKSTSKETEVNLDADWQIAYKRQMEVYQWLFRKNGFKVSDTGYFVYCNGNTDRKAFDAKLEFDIKLIAYKGDTSWIAETIMNAINCLKSDELPECGEACDYCAYRKAVKEYEKA, encoded by the coding sequence ATGTCTGATTATTACAAACCAAACAGGAAAAGAAATATTTATGATCCGGAATCTCGCGAGCCTTTTCGGCTTAGCCGCTCTAAAATTGATCTTTTTATAAATTGCCCGAGGTGTTTTTATTTGGATCGGCGACTTGGGGTTTCTCAACCTCCATCTTATCCGTTTTCTTTAAATAGTGCTGTTGATAAGCTTCTTAAAAAAGAATTTGATATTCACCGAAATGCAAAAACGCAGCATCCTTTAATGAAAGCGTATGGAATTGATGCAATTCCTCTAGCACACGAGAAAATTGATGAATGGAGAGATTCATTAAGAAGAGGAGTAACTGCGCCAATAGATGGGACAAATGTGATTATTACTGGAGGAGTTGATGATGTGTGGGTAAACCTAGCTGGCGAGTTTATTATTGTTGACTACAAATCTACTTCAAAGGAGACGGAAGTTAATTTGGATGCTGATTGGCAGATAGCTTATAAAAGGCAAATGGAAGTTTATCAGTGGCTATTTCGTAAAAATGGATTTAAAGTTTCTGACACTGGATATTTTGTTTATTGTAACGGCAACACAGATAGAAAAGCATTTGATGCAAAGCTTGAATTTGATATCAAATTAATTGCCTATAAAGGGGATACTTCATGGATTGCAGAAACAATAATGAATGCAATCAATTGTTTGAAGTCTGATGAACTTCCAGAGTGTGGAGAGGCTTGTGATTATTGTGCTTATAGAAAAGCTGTGAAAGAATATGAGAAAGCTTAA
- a CDS encoding type I restriction endonuclease subunit R: protein MKKKKLKRETIKTNMTTQSEAQLELELIQQLNKLGFESVTIPDSTALITNLKLQLEKFNETKLTDREFEKILNHLMHGDRFDKGKTLRDRFLLHRDDETTFYIRFFNMDQWCRNVYQVAHQITQMGNYKNRYDVTLLVNGLPLVQIELKRRGVEMKEAFNQINRYQRNTFTGTLFEYIQIFVISNGVNTKYFANNPRQFFEQTFFWTDEKNRKITKLNEFADVFLEKCNLSEMIAEYIVLAEAKDRTMMILRPYQYYAVKAIQKRVREGNKNGYIWHTTGSGKTLTSFKTSQILSRIPEVKKILFVVDRKDLDIQTTKEFNSFSKDSVDGTENTKNLVKQLKDKNRKLIVTTIQKLDVAIRREKYLDQFAYLQDEKVIIIFDECHRSQFGLTNARIRNFFHNAQMFGFTGTPIFAENNIGGVTTADVFGECLHKYVITHAIEDKNVLGFAVEYVGKYKQKFPDTVYMDNFVDPTVSGIDTKEVLESDDRVSKITDYILSDWKKKTKNGKFNAFFAVSNIEVLKKYYKHLKTRKPEDFKLATIFTYQANEEESTDMLDVDVFAEGAVNEQSREFLEKCIKDYNEVFGTNFSTDKFYNYYKDLQKRIKDKEVDLVLVVNMFLTGFDSARLNTLYVDKNLRYHGLIQAYSRTNRLLNADKPHGNIVTFRNLKEATDQALALFGDENAREIVFKKPYEEQKIEFEIKLQELREKTPTVESVDNLQGDEEKASFVKTFRDLLRIKSSLETFAEFSFDNLGITEQEFYDYQSKYLDIYEKRKNQTEEESVLDQIDFEIELTVRDIIDFDYIIKLIAGLKDITSKALREKKTEEILKLFDHSVKLRSKKELIRKFIEENLPKVVDSGKAEDAFENFWNSERSKQLKEIAIKENIQEEKFEKLISEYLYTQKLPSGQDIVDSLPQTPHILERQGIIDRIKTAIEKIVEIFEW from the coding sequence ATGAAAAAGAAAAAATTAAAAAGAGAGACAATCAAAACTAACATGACCACACAATCTGAAGCACAACTAGAACTGGAACTTATACAACAGCTTAATAAGCTGGGGTTTGAGAGTGTTACAATTCCTGACTCCACCGCTTTAATAACAAATCTTAAACTTCAACTTGAAAAGTTTAATGAAACTAAACTTACTGACAGGGAATTTGAGAAAATTCTTAATCATCTTATGCATGGTGATAGATTTGATAAAGGTAAAACTTTGCGTGATAGATTTTTATTGCACCGAGATGATGAGACAACTTTTTATATTCGCTTTTTTAATATGGATCAGTGGTGCCGTAATGTTTATCAAGTTGCTCATCAGATAACGCAAATGGGGAATTATAAAAATAGATATGATGTAACGCTTCTTGTGAATGGACTTCCACTTGTTCAAATAGAATTAAAGAGGCGAGGCGTTGAAATGAAAGAAGCCTTTAATCAGATAAATCGCTATCAGAGAAATACTTTTACTGGAACTTTGTTTGAATATATTCAAATATTTGTAATTAGTAATGGCGTAAATACGAAATATTTTGCTAATAATCCAAGGCAATTTTTTGAACAAACTTTCTTTTGGACAGATGAGAAGAACAGGAAAATTACAAAGTTAAACGAATTTGCTGATGTATTTTTAGAAAAATGTAACCTTTCAGAAATGATTGCTGAATATATTGTTTTAGCCGAAGCCAAAGATAGGACAATGATGATTTTGCGGCCCTATCAGTATTATGCAGTGAAGGCTATCCAAAAACGAGTTCGTGAAGGAAATAAAAATGGATATATCTGGCATACAACTGGATCAGGAAAGACTTTAACTTCTTTTAAAACTAGCCAAATACTTTCTAGAATTCCTGAAGTTAAAAAAATACTTTTTGTAGTTGATAGAAAAGATTTAGATATTCAGACAACTAAAGAATTTAACTCTTTTTCCAAAGATTCTGTGGACGGGACAGAAAATACTAAAAATTTAGTTAAGCAGCTGAAAGATAAAAATAGAAAATTAATTGTTACAACAATTCAAAAACTGGATGTTGCTATAAGGCGCGAAAAATATTTGGACCAGTTTGCTTATTTGCAAGACGAAAAAGTGATAATTATTTTTGATGAATGTCACAGAAGTCAGTTTGGTCTGACAAATGCGCGAATTAGAAATTTTTTCCATAACGCCCAGATGTTTGGGTTTACAGGCACTCCGATTTTTGCAGAAAACAACATTGGTGGGGTAACCACTGCAGATGTGTTTGGAGAATGCTTGCATAAATATGTTATTACTCATGCAATTGAAGATAAAAATGTTTTAGGATTTGCTGTTGAGTATGTTGGTAAATATAAACAAAAGTTTCCAGATACTGTATATATGGATAATTTTGTTGATCCTACGGTTTCAGGAATTGATACTAAAGAGGTTTTAGAAAGTGATGATAGGGTTTCGAAAATTACGGATTATATTTTGAGTGATTGGAAAAAGAAAACAAAGAATGGAAAATTTAATGCTTTTTTTGCGGTTTCTAACATTGAAGTTTTGAAAAAATATTATAAGCATCTAAAGACCCGAAAACCTGAAGATTTTAAGCTTGCAACAATTTTTACATATCAGGCAAATGAAGAAGAATCAACAGATATGCTTGATGTTGATGTTTTTGCAGAAGGGGCTGTAAATGAACAGTCCCGGGAATTTTTAGAAAAATGTATTAAAGACTATAACGAAGTTTTTGGAACAAATTTTTCTACTGATAAGTTTTATAATTATTACAAAGATTTACAAAAAAGAATTAAAGATAAAGAGGTAGATTTAGTGTTGGTTGTAAACATGTTTTTAACTGGATTTGATAGTGCAAGGCTTAATACTTTATATGTTGATAAAAACCTTCGTTATCATGGACTTATTCAAGCATACTCAAGAACAAATAGACTTTTGAATGCTGATAAACCTCATGGAAATATTGTAACATTTCGGAATTTAAAAGAAGCTACTGACCAAGCACTTGCTTTGTTTGGCGATGAGAACGCAAGGGAAATTGTATTCAAAAAACCATATGAAGAACAAAAGATAGAGTTTGAAATCAAACTACAAGAACTTAGAGAAAAGACTCCAACAGTAGAATCAGTAGATAATTTGCAGGGAGATGAAGAAAAAGCTTCTTTTGTTAAAACATTTCGTGATTTGCTTAGAATAAAATCGTCCTTGGAAACCTTTGCCGAATTTTCTTTTGACAATCTTGGAATAACAGAACAGGAATTTTATGATTATCAAAGTAAATATTTAGATATTTATGAAAAAAGGAAAAACCAAACTGAAGAAGAATCGGTTCTTGATCAAATTGATTTTGAAATTGAGTTAACAGTGCGTGATATTATTGATTTTGATTATATTATTAAACTTATTGCGGGACTTAAAGATATTACTTCCAAAGCTCTTCGTGAGAAGAAAACCGAAGAGATACTCAAACTATTTGATCATAGCGTAAAGCTTCGAAGCAAAAAGGAGCTAATAAGAAAGTTTATTGAGGAGAATTTACCTAAGGTTGTTGATTCTGGCAAGGCAGAAGACGCATTTGAAAACTTTTGGAATAGTGAGCGATCAAAACAACTTAAAGAAATTGCAATAAAGGAAAACATCCAAGAAGAAAAATTTGAAAAATTAATTAGTGAATATTTATATACTCAAAAACTGCCAAGCGGCCAAGATATTGTTGATTCATTGCCTCAAACACCGCATATTCTAGAAAGACAAGGGATTATCGACAGAATCAAAACAGCAATAGAAAAAATTGTAGAAATATTTGAGTGGTGA
- a CDS encoding DUF4145 domain-containing protein translates to MAKSKFYPPKFNEGQFHCPHCGVYAKQFWAHIRATNLHFSDFVIRNNTPFDEALSVEWRISRCEHCGNYMFWLNQDIVYPDKISVDDPNDDLNPDIKRDYKEAAEILHKSPRGSAALLRLSLQKLLKQLGEEGNNINEDIKKLIANGLNPTIQKALDYVRITGNNAVHPGQIDLSDNKDIALKLFEVINFIAEKTISEPKEVNRLFDSLPEDEKEKIKKRDNQN, encoded by the coding sequence ATGGCTAAATCAAAATTTTATCCTCCAAAATTTAACGAAGGTCAATTTCATTGTCCTCACTGCGGTGTTTATGCAAAACAATTTTGGGCGCATATAAGGGCAACGAATCTACATTTTTCCGATTTTGTTATCAGAAACAATACTCCTTTTGATGAAGCACTTTCTGTAGAGTGGAGAATTTCTAGATGTGAACATTGCGGAAATTATATGTTTTGGTTGAATCAAGACATCGTTTATCCAGATAAAATTTCAGTAGACGATCCGAATGATGATTTAAATCCAGATATAAAAAGAGACTATAAAGAAGCAGCGGAGATACTTCATAAATCTCCTAGGGGCTCGGCTGCACTTCTGCGACTGTCATTACAAAAATTATTAAAACAACTTGGTGAAGAAGGAAATAATATTAATGAAGATATAAAGAAATTAATCGCTAACGGACTTAATCCTACGATTCAGAAAGCACTTGATTATGTAAGGATAACAGGAAACAACGCAGTTCACCCTGGACAAATTGATCTTTCTGATAATAAAGATATAGCGTTAAAACTTTTTGAGGTTATTAACTTTATCGCTGAAAAGACGATTAGTGAACCAAAAGAAGTTAACAGATTGTTCGACAGTCTCCCTGAAGATGAAAAAGAAAAAATTAAAAAGAGAGACAATCAAAACTAA
- a CDS encoding restriction endonuclease subunit S: MMIKIPKLRFPEFSGEWEEKKMGDVVWRIKTGVSVNSEERLKLTSELGILKTSAVFKRKFKPYEHKTILLSENKRAKINPKKGTVIVSRMNTPGLVGESAYVYEDHDDLYLPDRLWLVEFNKYSNGEFISFLISEGKIRSKLSTIATGTSNSMKNISQPGFLAIRISLPNSDEQQKIALFLTSVDSWIESLKKQQEELEKYKKGMMQKIFSQKIRYKDDNGKNFPKWEENKLGDLFDECNDRKENQSFEMLSISQSKGIVKQDTTIKKDSSSLDKSKYKIVRVGDIAYNTMRMWQGASAVSSFDGIVSPAYTVVRPKKGNVIFFGYLFKYPRIVFNFYRYSQGLTSDTWNLKFKHFSEIIVTIPASTKEQEKIANFLTSIDNLLQSKQQQISMAENWKKGLMQRMFV, from the coding sequence ATGATGATTAAAATTCCCAAACTCAGATTTCCTGAATTTAGTGGGGAGTGGGAAGAAAAAAAAATGGGGGATGTAGTGTGGCGAATTAAGACAGGAGTAAGTGTCAATTCTGAAGAAAGATTAAAGTTAACTAGCGAGTTGGGTATTTTAAAAACAAGTGCAGTTTTTAAAAGAAAATTTAAGCCTTATGAGCATAAAACTATTTTGTTGAGTGAGAATAAGAGAGCAAAAATTAATCCTAAAAAGGGAACTGTAATTGTTAGTAGGATGAACACCCCCGGTTTAGTAGGTGAAAGTGCCTATGTTTATGAAGACCATGACGATTTATATCTTCCTGATCGACTTTGGCTAGTTGAGTTTAATAAATATAGCAATGGTGAATTTATAAGCTTTCTGATTTCAGAAGGTAAAATTAGAAGTAAGTTATCGACTATTGCTACAGGCACGAGTAATAGTATGAAAAATATTTCGCAACCTGGGTTTTTGGCAATTCGTATTTCTTTACCAAATTCAGATGAACAACAGAAAATTGCCTTATTTTTAACTTCTGTAGATTCTTGGATTGAAAGCCTTAAAAAACAACAGGAGGAATTAGAAAAATACAAAAAAGGCATGATGCAAAAGATTTTTAGTCAAAAAATAAGATATAAAGATGATAATGGTAAAAATTTTCCTAAATGGGAAGAAAATAAATTAGGAGATTTGTTTGACGAATGCAACGACAGAAAAGAAAATCAAAGTTTTGAAATGTTATCTATTTCGCAAAGTAAGGGCATTGTTAAGCAAGATACAACAATTAAGAAAGATAGTTCTAGTTTAGACAAATCCAAGTATAAAATAGTTCGAGTTGGAGACATAGCATATAACACCATGCGTATGTGGCAAGGTGCGTCTGCTGTTTCTAGTTTTGATGGCATAGTGAGTCCTGCATATACAGTTGTTAGACCTAAAAAAGGCAATGTTATTTTTTTTGGATATCTTTTTAAATATCCTCGAATAGTGTTTAATTTTTATAGATATTCTCAAGGGCTTACATCAGATACTTGGAACCTTAAATTTAAGCATTTTTCTGAAATAATTGTGACAATACCTGCGAGTACTAAAGAGCAAGAAAAAATTGCCAATTTCTTGACTTCAATTGATAATCTTCTACAATCCAAGCAACAGCAAATTTCTATGGCAGAAAATTGGAAAAAAGGCTTAATGCAAAGGATGTTTGTATAA
- a CDS encoding KilA-N domain-containing protein, with protein MKRNTKLAMSVHESNINVAKVGAEDYICLTDMARSAGADRALHSWLRSKNTIDFLGFWEKINNPDFKIHEFVYFKNNAGSNSFNPSVADWILKTGAKGIFSKKGRYGGTYAHKDIAFEFGSWLSPEFKLLIITEFQRLKEREQKFARWDAHRYLSRVNYKLHTDSIKNVLLPFLQLAKSDETFVYIDEADLLNKIVFGQTASEWRAKNKKLTKSGRNQRDYASSQELVILANLENLNAHFINEKKTQKERVTLLIDSAERQLRTFIKEDEEEQKLLEAKK; from the coding sequence ATGAAGCGAAACACCAAACTTGCGATGTCAGTCCATGAGAGTAATATAAATGTTGCTAAAGTAGGAGCTGAAGATTATATCTGTTTAACAGATATGGCTCGTAGTGCTGGTGCGGATAGAGCACTTCACAGTTGGCTAAGATCAAAAAACACAATAGATTTCTTGGGGTTTTGGGAGAAGATAAATAACCCTGATTTTAAAATACACGAATTCGTGTATTTTAAAAATAATGCAGGTTCGAATAGCTTTAATCCATCAGTTGCTGATTGGATATTGAAGACAGGTGCAAAAGGTATTTTTTCTAAAAAAGGACGGTATGGTGGAACATACGCACACAAAGATATCGCTTTTGAGTTTGGAAGTTGGCTGAGTCCTGAGTTTAAGTTGTTGATAATTACAGAATTTCAAAGGTTGAAGGAGCGTGAGCAGAAATTTGCACGATGGGATGCACATAGATATTTGAGTAGAGTCAACTACAAGTTGCACACTGATTCTATTAAAAATGTGCTGCTACCATTTCTCCAATTAGCTAAATCAGACGAAACATTTGTATATATAGATGAGGCAGATCTTTTGAACAAAATTGTATTTGGTCAAACTGCTTCAGAATGGAGAGCCAAAAATAAGAAATTGACAAAATCAGGACGAAATCAACGAGATTATGCATCCTCTCAGGAATTAGTTATACTTGCAAACCTGGAAAATTTGAATGCACATTTTATAAATGAAAAGAAAACGCAAAAGGAGAGGGTGACACTTTTGATAGACTCGGCAGAAAGGCAATTACGAACTTTTATTAAAGAAGACGAAGAAGAGCAAAAACTTTTAGAAGCAAAGAAATAA